The following are encoded in a window of Kitasatospora sp. NBC_01250 genomic DNA:
- a CDS encoding sensor histidine kinase, with the protein MSTHHRPLPLPPSPRADGLPWTASDALLAVGAAALDLIGYTLGGPDGSQPIALTALVLLVLAAMPLLTRRRYPLASLAVVLVLGVALNLSGPVPHHFNCTLCVALFAVARSRGIAVAAPAALVAAAVPLLGRGHPLPPPVVEVAANVLAAALVIVAAVVLKRWQQEVEVRRRLLADRAVAQERRRIARELHDIVAHHITTMQLMAGGARANLGRDTEVVRDALVTLEGSGRMALREMRQLLDVLREGDAPGEADRAPSAPQPGVGHLGELVEESRRAGLPTEFAVLGEERPLPPSTGLAVFRIVQESLTNTRKHAGRAEARVRLTYHPDRVTVEVSDNGAAAPADTLVGAVAGAGGAAGPRAGRAGYGLIGMRERVALQGGSMVAGAVDGGGFRVVADLPVAPGDGEERLG; encoded by the coding sequence ATGTCGACGCACCACCGGCCGCTGCCGCTGCCGCCGTCGCCGAGAGCCGACGGCCTGCCCTGGACGGCCAGTGACGCGCTGCTGGCCGTCGGGGCGGCCGCCCTGGACCTCATCGGCTACACGCTCGGCGGTCCCGACGGAAGCCAGCCGATCGCCCTGACCGCCCTGGTCCTGCTCGTGCTGGCGGCCATGCCGCTGCTCACCAGGCGCCGCTATCCGCTGGCGTCACTGGCGGTCGTGCTGGTCCTCGGCGTGGCACTGAACCTGAGCGGGCCGGTGCCGCACCACTTCAACTGCACGCTGTGCGTCGCGCTGTTCGCCGTGGCCCGCTCCCGCGGCATCGCGGTGGCGGCGCCGGCCGCCCTGGTGGCGGCCGCCGTGCCACTGCTGGGTCGGGGGCATCCGCTGCCCCCGCCGGTGGTGGAGGTGGCGGCCAACGTGCTCGCCGCGGCGCTGGTCATCGTCGCGGCCGTGGTGCTGAAGCGTTGGCAGCAGGAGGTGGAGGTCAGGCGCAGGCTGCTGGCCGACCGTGCGGTGGCGCAGGAACGGCGCCGCATCGCACGGGAGTTGCACGACATCGTGGCCCACCACATCACCACCATGCAGCTGATGGCCGGCGGCGCCAGGGCGAACCTCGGGCGTGACACCGAGGTGGTGCGCGACGCCCTGGTCACGCTGGAGGGCTCCGGGCGGATGGCGCTGCGCGAGATGCGCCAACTGCTCGACGTGCTGCGGGAGGGCGACGCGCCGGGGGAGGCGGACCGGGCGCCGTCCGCGCCGCAGCCCGGTGTCGGGCACCTCGGAGAGCTCGTCGAGGAGTCCCGCAGGGCCGGTCTGCCCACGGAGTTCGCCGTCCTGGGGGAGGAGCGTCCGCTGCCGCCGAGCACCGGCCTGGCGGTGTTCCGGATCGTTCAGGAGTCCCTCACCAACACCCGCAAGCATGCCGGCCGGGCCGAGGCGCGGGTCCGGCTGACGTACCACCCGGACCGGGTCACCGTCGAGGTGTCCGACAACGGCGCCGCCGCGCCGGCCGACACCCTGGTGGGAGCCGTGGCGGGGGCGGGCGGTGCGGCCGGACCGAGGGCGGGCCGCGCCGGGTACGGTCTGATCGGCATGCGCGAACGCGTCGCGCTGCAGGGCGGCAGCATGGTGGCCGGCGCCGTCGACGGGGGTGGCTTCCGGGTTGTGGCCGACCTGCCGGTGGCGCCGGGCGACGGAGAGGAACGGCTCGGATGA
- a CDS encoding MMPL family transporter → MIRALTGFSTRNPWKVIAVWAVLGMLLTVLGQTLIYRVTQTQTADFLPKSYDSAAAMQIAHDRFGTKPDANPVTILVARTEGRALTPADKAQIDAGAQRLSRLKVTMPRTKDAAPLQQDYSQIPQVGPAMTAPDGTFELLSANLTGNSADPGLASTFRAFRDNARAEFAAQGLRTGFTGALADQVDSTDDGKTLKTVAGACAFALIVLLHILVFRSVLAALLPLISVTLISGAASGAVVGTALLTGIKIDPSVPDLIAVVLLGIGIDYFLFLMFRFREQLRAHPDRHHRATAAAVSQKVGTAITSAALTIVAAFATLGVASFGQFRVLGPAIAVSVLVMLLASLTLMPAVLAACGRKLFWPSRALEAEPREGAAARFGDLVTRRPLTMVLASLALLAALAGGLAGIKMDYGLGGGPRTASQSTALEISRALPAGVADPTSVYVETKNAGPLSPGTLDGLTQHLTRVAGVGQVAEPVLSEDRQAARIDLFLTADPQSKQARDLVSGPIRATVAQSTPADLTAHVGGTPAVFADVSTAVDHDLRLVFPVAAVLIGVILLLLLRSLLAPVILMLSVGLGFAATLGAAALLFQHAMDKPGVNFTLPLVLFLFVVALGTDYNILISDRIREEMEHPGPPRAAVARALRHTAPAIATAGLVLAGSFGSLAVTPQPSTQQIGFATALGILLSAFLLSIVLVPALAAILGRSLWWPLRPGRTTARPASRHRTDAPHSPHSAPLSQWPAPQHQDTYYP, encoded by the coding sequence GTGATCCGCGCCCTGACCGGATTCTCCACCAGGAATCCGTGGAAGGTGATCGCCGTCTGGGCGGTCCTGGGAATGCTCCTGACCGTCCTGGGCCAGACCCTGATCTACCGGGTGACCCAGACCCAGACGGCCGACTTCCTGCCGAAGAGCTACGACTCGGCCGCTGCCATGCAGATCGCCCACGACCGCTTCGGAACGAAGCCGGACGCCAACCCGGTGACCATCCTGGTCGCGCGGACCGAGGGCCGGGCCCTGACTCCCGCGGACAAGGCGCAGATCGACGCCGGGGCGCAGCGGCTGAGCCGCCTCAAGGTCACCATGCCCAGGACCAAGGACGCGGCGCCCCTCCAGCAGGACTACTCGCAGATCCCCCAGGTCGGTCCGGCCATGACGGCACCTGACGGAACCTTCGAGCTGCTCTCCGCCAACCTCACCGGAAACTCCGCTGACCCTGGCCTGGCGAGCACCTTCCGGGCGTTCCGGGACAACGCCCGGGCGGAGTTCGCCGCCCAGGGCCTGCGAACCGGCTTCACCGGCGCACTCGCCGACCAGGTCGACTCCACCGACGACGGGAAGACCCTCAAGACCGTCGCCGGCGCCTGCGCCTTCGCCCTGATCGTGCTGCTCCACATCCTCGTGTTCCGCAGCGTGCTGGCCGCCCTGCTGCCGCTGATCTCGGTGACCCTGATCAGCGGCGCGGCCAGCGGCGCGGTCGTGGGCACCGCACTGCTCACCGGCATCAAGATCGACCCCTCCGTACCGGACCTGATCGCCGTGGTGCTCCTGGGCATCGGCATCGACTACTTCCTCTTCCTGATGTTCCGCTTCCGCGAGCAGCTGCGGGCCCACCCCGATCGCCACCACCGCGCCACCGCCGCCGCGGTCAGCCAGAAGGTCGGCACCGCGATCACCTCGGCCGCGCTGACCATCGTCGCCGCCTTCGCCACCCTCGGGGTCGCCAGCTTCGGCCAGTTCCGGGTGCTCGGCCCGGCCATCGCGGTCTCCGTCCTGGTCATGCTGCTGGCCAGCCTCACCCTGATGCCCGCCGTGCTCGCAGCCTGCGGACGCAAGCTCTTCTGGCCCTCCCGCGCCCTCGAGGCCGAACCCCGCGAGGGCGCCGCGGCCCGGTTCGGCGACCTGGTGACCCGCCGACCGCTGACCATGGTCCTCGCCTCGCTCGCCCTGCTGGCCGCCCTGGCCGGCGGGCTGGCCGGGATCAAGATGGACTACGGCCTGGGCGGCGGCCCCCGCACCGCGTCCCAGAGCACCGCCCTCGAGATCTCCCGCGCCCTGCCCGCCGGCGTGGCCGACCCGACCAGCGTCTACGTCGAAACCAAGAACGCCGGCCCGCTCTCCCCCGGCACGCTCGACGGCCTGACCCAGCACCTCACCCGGGTCGCCGGCGTCGGCCAGGTGGCCGAGCCGGTCCTGAGCGAGGACCGGCAGGCCGCGCGGATCGACCTGTTCCTCACCGCGGACCCGCAGTCGAAGCAGGCCCGTGACCTGGTCTCCGGCCCGATCCGCGCAACCGTCGCCCAGAGCACACCCGCCGACCTGACCGCGCACGTCGGCGGCACCCCGGCGGTCTTCGCCGACGTCTCCACCGCCGTCGACCACGACCTCCGGCTGGTCTTCCCGGTCGCGGCGGTACTGATCGGCGTGATCCTGCTCCTGCTGCTGCGCAGCCTGCTGGCACCGGTGATCCTGATGCTCTCCGTCGGCCTCGGCTTCGCGGCCACCCTCGGCGCGGCCGCCCTGCTGTTCCAGCACGCGATGGACAAGCCGGGCGTCAACTTCACGCTGCCGCTGGTCCTGTTCCTGTTCGTGGTCGCGCTCGGCACCGACTACAACATCCTGATCAGCGACCGCATCCGGGAGGAGATGGAACACCCCGGGCCGCCCCGGGCCGCGGTCGCACGCGCCCTGCGGCACACCGCCCCGGCCATCGCGACGGCGGGCCTCGTCCTGGCCGGCTCCTTCGGCAGCCTCGCGGTGACCCCGCAACCCTCCACCCAGCAGATCGGCTTCGCCACCGCGCTCGGCATCCTGCTCTCCGCGTTCCTGCTGTCCATCGTGCTGGTGCCCGCCCTGGCCGCGATCCTCGGCCGCAGCCTGTGGTGGCCCCTGCGCCCCGGACGCACGACCGCCCGACCCGCCAGCCGGCACCGCACGGACGCACCGCACTCGCCGCATTCGGCGCCCCTGTCCCAGTGGCCCGCGCCGCAGCACCAGGACACCTACTACCCCTAG
- a CDS encoding N-terminal phage integrase SAM-like domain-containing protein, translating into MRCSPNPSGNRDRGRVYRRCGCRDDHRHTIRRAGFPDELNARINLRRLNDSMPACVIIDPRQSTADYLTAWLAEKELHLKPTTIARYRAYIEQDLIPALGTIPLDDLTRRHLSTFVTAQLQHGRGRVTVHSELA; encoded by the coding sequence ATGCGCTGCTCACCCAACCCCTCAGGCAACCGAGACCGAGGACGCGTCTACCGGCGCTGCGGCTGCCGCGACGACCACCGCCACACCATCCGCCGCGCCGGCTTCCCCGACGAACTCAACGCACGCATCAACCTGCGGCGCCTCAACGACTCCATGCCCGCCTGCGTGATCATCGACCCGCGCCAGAGCACCGCCGACTACCTCACCGCCTGGCTCGCCGAGAAAGAGCTCCACCTCAAGCCCACCACCATCGCCCGCTACCGCGCCTACATCGAACAAGACCTCATCCCCGCCCTCGGCACCATCCCCCTCGACGACCTCACCCGCCGCCACCTCAGCACCTTCGTCACCGCCCAACTGCAACACGGCCGCGGCAGAGTCACCGTCCACTCAGAACTCGCGTGA
- a CDS encoding restriction endonuclease: MGVTVLAVQAKRTKNVVSPETVRALYATDDDTDAVRGVLVTTSWFGKASYDWVQRNGRKLDLIDGWNLKALLLGHLGLDVLSGLPKAPQGWQPTDIT; the protein is encoded by the coding sequence GTGGGTGTCACTGTTCTCGCGGTGCAGGCCAAGCGAACGAAGAACGTCGTCAGCCCCGAAACCGTCCGCGCCCTGTACGCCACCGACGACGACACGGACGCCGTGCGCGGTGTCCTCGTCACCACGTCCTGGTTCGGCAAGGCGAGCTACGACTGGGTGCAGCGCAACGGCCGGAAGCTGGACCTCATCGACGGCTGGAACCTCAAGGCGCTCCTGCTGGGACACCTTGGCCTCGACGTCCTGAGCGGCCTGCCCAAGGCCCCCCAGGGCTGGCAGCCGACCGACATCACCTGA
- a CDS encoding ABC-three component system protein, with product MSQYAVPAQALPPNQFDTRTPLQQVWYWSPDQWEQFTYEWVRMRAVEEGYLGAEIIGGGNDRGADVVAFFSDQKLNGEWHCYQCKHYSEELALTDALPEMIKPFAAAVETTRTLPTRYTFVAPRIHPRLKDLVLTPDELKARFLAHLDRRQVAVKLSAETLERVKQLASATDFSMFWTVNLDDVLEVYSKSPLFASRFNLPPSGRPARPSVPPEPSKDEARFLEQLVDVYQERFGAHIASVDAAFSHSDTGGHLRRQREAFYAAETLRMRTRDSVPGDAYAELQSDVLDNLVEVAERTFDSGWERLHEVIQASGQLQVVGSVIASHFKNLERKGMCHQFANDNKLMWCPGDNR from the coding sequence GTGTCGCAGTACGCCGTGCCCGCTCAGGCATTGCCGCCAAACCAGTTCGACACTCGCACCCCGCTTCAGCAGGTCTGGTACTGGTCTCCCGATCAGTGGGAGCAGTTCACCTACGAATGGGTCCGCATGCGCGCGGTGGAGGAGGGCTACCTCGGCGCCGAGATCATCGGTGGCGGCAACGACCGAGGGGCCGATGTCGTTGCCTTCTTCAGCGACCAGAAGCTCAACGGCGAGTGGCACTGCTACCAGTGCAAGCACTACTCCGAGGAGTTGGCACTGACTGACGCCCTACCCGAAATGATCAAGCCGTTCGCTGCCGCGGTCGAGACGACCAGGACTCTGCCCACGCGGTACACCTTCGTCGCCCCGAGGATCCACCCGAGGTTGAAGGACCTCGTCCTCACTCCTGACGAACTGAAGGCACGGTTCTTGGCCCACCTGGATCGCCGCCAGGTAGCCGTGAAACTGTCGGCGGAGACTCTCGAACGCGTCAAGCAACTAGCCTCCGCCACCGACTTCTCGATGTTCTGGACGGTCAACCTGGACGACGTGTTGGAGGTCTACAGCAAGTCCCCGCTCTTCGCTTCCCGGTTCAACCTCCCGCCCTCCGGCAGGCCTGCCAGACCTTCAGTGCCGCCAGAGCCATCCAAGGACGAGGCCCGCTTCCTGGAGCAACTTGTCGATGTGTACCAGGAGAGGTTCGGTGCGCACATCGCCAGCGTGGACGCCGCCTTCAGCCATTCCGATACCGGTGGGCACCTGAGGCGGCAGCGGGAAGCCTTCTACGCGGCCGAGACGCTCCGCATGCGCACACGCGACAGCGTTCCCGGCGACGCGTACGCGGAACTCCAGAGCGACGTGCTGGACAACCTCGTGGAGGTGGCAGAGAGGACTTTCGACTCCGGCTGGGAACGGTTGCATGAGGTCATCCAAGCCTCCGGGCAACTCCAGGTGGTTGGTTCGGTGATCGCGTCCCACTTCAAGAACCTTGAACGCAAGGGCATGTGCCATCAGTTCGCCAACGACAACAAGCTCATGTGGTGTCCGGGGGATAACCGGTGA
- a CDS encoding ABC-three component system middle component 2: MNPLNSPVELGMRALVLLAQASPEALDIASLVVLDHAVLHSEEFDGPPSLLPELPAQPGELGRKRQLLHEGLAVLMRAGLASIDATTDGLVYRATDRGSSFVGILEAPYVGQLRERATWAVEQFAPHADPRESMHGFTTQWHERFTGTAQPLGEHDA, from the coding sequence GTGAATCCCCTCAACAGCCCGGTGGAGCTGGGCATGCGTGCGCTGGTGCTGCTGGCCCAGGCGAGTCCGGAGGCGCTGGACATCGCCTCGCTCGTCGTGCTTGACCACGCCGTACTGCATAGTGAGGAGTTCGACGGCCCTCCCAGCCTCCTCCCTGAACTCCCCGCCCAACCGGGGGAACTCGGCAGGAAACGTCAACTCCTGCATGAGGGGCTCGCCGTCCTCATGCGTGCAGGCCTTGCCTCGATCGACGCGACTACCGACGGGCTGGTCTACCGGGCCACCGATCGTGGCTCCAGCTTCGTCGGGATCCTTGAAGCACCGTACGTAGGCCAGTTGCGGGAGCGCGCCACCTGGGCAGTCGAGCAGTTCGCACCCCACGCCGATCCTCGCGAGTCCATGCACGGCTTCACAACCCAGTGGCACGAGCGATTCACTGGCACCGCCCAACCTCTGGGGGAGCACGATGCGTAA
- a CDS encoding AAA family ATPase, whose product MRNLTLTHLTYAGSGRPNASVTFSPGFTLICGDSNTGKSFIVDSIDYMLGGHAAPTIPHADGYSQILLGLKLPDGSPVTLVRAPGSNSIHLHSSDLRDLVHAVPDILLSARRTKSKRDISQQLLSYLGLEESYIRTSEAGNTELLKIVDLTRLAVVTDARMVDQTPVSHRNRGSAAKTAARSVMQLLLTGEDEPPASKVPNVVQRRIQKSKITLIDHLVIGLSAKQSTHETASELRVRQRRLEETLAAATRSLREVSANQAQAVAERAQHAEHTETVAIRLGEISDLLKRFGILRQQYESDLARLEMVSEAGSLLGYFQVGRCVFCGAEPEHQDPRHGIEETTHLHEAITAESTKTQALLTDLKATIADLELQLNELSRQHELMRVQSQELDHAIELIEARLLPAKAELDQILTERSAIERDLELLARIEELDEHRAELVAAGAVPSNRVESFVPTSVVDAFDRVLQQIIERWHLPGAENAGYDPYGGDIRAGGHARAEHGRGMQALLRSAFSAALAQYCLERRLPNLGFLVLDSPLVTYGELRDADEDDLSPEVHDSFYRHFLTSPGQTIIVENTPPPPEVVEQAHVVMFRRNGTGRHGFFPLPFETVG is encoded by the coding sequence ATGCGTAATCTCACTCTCACTCACCTCACCTATGCCGGCTCCGGTCGGCCGAATGCCAGTGTCACGTTCTCCCCCGGCTTCACCCTGATCTGTGGCGACTCCAACACTGGCAAGTCGTTCATCGTCGACTCCATCGACTACATGCTCGGCGGACATGCCGCCCCGACGATCCCCCACGCCGACGGCTACAGTCAGATCCTGCTCGGCCTCAAGCTCCCGGACGGAAGTCCTGTCACCCTCGTCCGCGCCCCTGGCAGCAACAGCATCCATCTCCACAGCTCCGACCTGCGGGACCTCGTCCACGCCGTACCAGACATCCTTCTCTCGGCTCGTCGGACCAAGAGCAAGCGCGATATCTCGCAGCAACTCCTGAGCTACCTCGGGCTGGAAGAGAGCTACATCCGCACCAGCGAGGCTGGGAACACCGAACTCCTCAAGATCGTGGACCTCACCCGCTTGGCAGTGGTCACCGACGCCAGAATGGTTGACCAGACGCCGGTTTCCCACCGTAATAGAGGCAGCGCCGCCAAGACGGCCGCCCGGTCCGTGATGCAGCTCCTCCTGACCGGAGAGGACGAGCCTCCCGCCAGCAAGGTCCCGAACGTCGTCCAACGGCGCATCCAGAAAAGCAAGATCACCCTCATTGACCACCTCGTGATCGGACTTTCCGCCAAGCAGAGCACGCACGAGACCGCGTCCGAACTACGGGTTCGGCAGCGCCGCCTCGAGGAGACCCTGGCCGCAGCGACCCGATCGCTGCGTGAGGTGTCCGCCAACCAGGCACAAGCAGTCGCCGAACGAGCCCAGCACGCCGAGCACACGGAAACAGTCGCCATCCGACTCGGCGAGATCTCGGACCTACTCAAACGCTTCGGGATCCTCAGGCAGCAGTACGAATCCGATCTCGCCCGGCTCGAAATGGTCAGCGAGGCTGGCAGCCTCCTTGGCTACTTCCAGGTCGGCCGCTGCGTCTTCTGCGGCGCCGAACCAGAGCACCAGGATCCTCGGCACGGCATCGAGGAGACCACTCACCTGCATGAAGCAATCACAGCTGAGAGCACCAAGACCCAGGCACTCCTGACTGATCTCAAAGCCACCATCGCTGATCTCGAACTCCAGCTGAATGAACTATCCAGGCAGCACGAGTTGATGCGGGTACAGAGCCAGGAGCTCGACCACGCCATCGAGTTGATCGAGGCCCGGCTCCTCCCTGCCAAGGCAGAGCTGGACCAGATTCTTACCGAGCGGTCCGCCATCGAACGCGACCTTGAACTTCTCGCCCGTATCGAGGAACTAGACGAACACCGTGCCGAGTTGGTCGCTGCCGGGGCCGTGCCGTCCAACCGAGTCGAGTCCTTCGTTCCGACCAGCGTGGTGGATGCCTTCGACAGGGTGCTCCAGCAAATCATCGAGCGCTGGCACCTCCCGGGAGCAGAAAACGCCGGCTACGACCCGTACGGCGGAGACATCCGTGCCGGCGGACACGCACGAGCAGAACACGGCCGAGGGATGCAGGCACTCCTCCGATCCGCCTTCTCAGCAGCGCTGGCCCAGTACTGCCTGGAGCGACGGCTTCCGAACCTGGGATTCCTTGTCCTGGATTCCCCGCTGGTCACCTACGGCGAGTTGCGTGACGCGGACGAGGACGACCTCTCCCCGGAAGTCCACGACAGCTTCTACCGCCACTTCCTCACCTCCCCCGGGCAGACCATCATCGTCGAGAACACCCCACCTCCGCCCGAAGTCGTCGAGCAGGCCCATGTTGTGATGTTCCGTAGGAACGGCACCGGGCGACACGGGTTCTTCCCACTGCCTTTCGAGACTGTCGGCTGA
- a CDS encoding Fic family protein: MLYGVPTLHDIDQAVLAEIGEMRDRLRLRLRTPRRWEGQLRRNLTARAIAGSNTIEGYAASVSDVEDIMVGEAPIDANDTVTAEIGGYRQAMTYIQRLAEAGDDFAYSKGLLNSLHFMMQGHHLLKRPGWWRSGPVYVTSAEDPTIAAYTAPDAQQVPELTGELVDWLNNSDLDAPALVRASMAHLNLVAIHPWSDGSGRMSRALHALVLAREGIMAPEFSSIEEWLGRARNTYRYYDILAEVGGPVWTPARTTLPWVRFCLRAHHQQAQTVERQVNTTREVWSALDEAVAQRGWPDRMLYALYPAAMGNRVRRATYQADAELSEQQAQRDIRELVRAGWLAAKGEAQGRYYTADSDLPDEITRGVREPRPLHDPYA, from the coding sequence ATGCTCTACGGTGTGCCCACGCTGCACGACATCGACCAGGCCGTTCTTGCGGAGATCGGAGAGATGCGGGACCGTCTGCGTCTGCGTCTGCGCACCCCGCGCCGCTGGGAGGGGCAGCTGCGCCGTAACCTCACGGCGCGGGCGATCGCCGGCTCGAACACGATCGAGGGCTACGCGGCGAGCGTCTCGGACGTCGAGGACATCATGGTCGGCGAGGCGCCGATCGACGCGAACGACACTGTCACGGCCGAGATCGGGGGCTATCGGCAGGCGATGACCTACATCCAGCGCCTGGCGGAGGCTGGCGACGACTTCGCCTACAGCAAGGGCCTGCTCAACTCGCTCCACTTCATGATGCAGGGGCACCACCTGCTCAAGCGGCCGGGCTGGTGGCGCTCAGGGCCTGTGTACGTGACCTCCGCCGAGGACCCGACAATCGCTGCCTACACCGCCCCCGATGCCCAGCAGGTGCCCGAACTGACTGGCGAGCTGGTGGACTGGCTGAACAACAGCGACCTGGACGCACCGGCGTTGGTCCGGGCGTCGATGGCGCACCTGAACCTGGTGGCGATCCACCCGTGGTCGGACGGCAGCGGCCGGATGTCCCGGGCTCTGCACGCCCTGGTCCTGGCCCGTGAAGGCATCATGGCACCCGAGTTTTCGAGCATCGAGGAGTGGCTCGGCCGGGCTCGCAACACCTACCGCTACTACGACATCCTCGCCGAGGTCGGCGGCCCCGTCTGGACGCCCGCCCGCACCACCCTCCCCTGGGTCCGCTTCTGCCTGCGCGCCCACCACCAGCAGGCGCAGACGGTCGAACGTCAGGTGAACACCACCCGCGAGGTCTGGAGTGCTCTCGACGAAGCCGTTGCCCAACGCGGCTGGCCTGACCGCATGCTCTACGCCCTCTACCCGGCCGCCATGGGCAACCGCGTCCGCCGCGCCACCTATCAGGCCGACGCCGAGCTGAGCGAGCAACAGGCGCAACGCGACATCCGTGAGTTGGTCCGCGCGGGTTGGCTGGCGGCCAAGGGTGAGGCACAGGGGCGTTACTACACTGCCGACTCGGACCTCCCAGATGAGATCACCCGTGGAGTCCGAGAGCCGAGGCCCCTGCATGACCCGTACGCGTAG
- a CDS encoding tyrosine-type recombinase/integrase, which produces MPLADYVNLRLPAIVTGLEATTHVPYLAGWHLRIEPELGHLPLRLITTSLITGAVLRWIADGCSRSTIKNTLAMLSRTFEQAIGDGIFDRNPAHIAGWQHQFQQAEDELRDPRTLALRDWDALIELADALVEASYNRYRGWGDVVVHGACTATRIGEVSGVRARDVDTDKWLLTCRRQTTPAPGGLVDKHTKGRIARFIPIIEPLRPLIARRLQAARGDPDARLYTGPRGGRISTAVLRDAMHWDEVTRDLGYEHLRRHDLRHTRLTWMADAGFLPHILMEIAGHRLITTTQRYFHPDVLRILEAGQALTHHLEKLQHDGQITRRR; this is translated from the coding sequence ATGCCGCTGGCCGACTACGTCAACCTCCGCCTCCCGGCCATCGTGACCGGCTTGGAAGCCACCACGCACGTTCCGTACCTCGCCGGCTGGCACCTGCGGATCGAGCCCGAGCTCGGGCACCTCCCCTTGCGCCTGATCACCACCAGCCTCATCACCGGCGCAGTCCTCCGCTGGATCGCCGACGGCTGCAGCCGCTCCACCATCAAGAACACCCTCGCCATGCTCTCCCGCACTTTCGAGCAGGCCATCGGGGACGGCATCTTCGACCGCAATCCCGCCCACATCGCCGGCTGGCAGCACCAGTTCCAGCAGGCCGAGGACGAACTGCGAGACCCCCGTACCCTCGCACTGCGCGACTGGGACGCTCTCATCGAACTCGCTGACGCGCTGGTCGAAGCCTCGTACAACCGCTATCGCGGCTGGGGCGACGTCGTCGTCCACGGCGCCTGCACCGCCACCCGCATCGGAGAAGTCTCTGGAGTTCGGGCCCGCGACGTCGACACCGATAAGTGGCTCCTGACCTGCCGCCGACAGACCACCCCCGCACCCGGCGGCCTGGTCGACAAGCACACCAAAGGCCGGATCGCCCGCTTCATCCCGATCATCGAGCCACTGCGCCCGCTCATCGCCCGCCGACTGCAGGCCGCCCGCGGCGACCCCGACGCCCGCCTCTACACCGGCCCGCGCGGCGGCCGCATCAGCACCGCCGTCCTACGCGACGCCATGCACTGGGACGAGGTCACCCGCGACCTCGGCTACGAGCACCTACGACGCCACGATCTGCGCCACACCAGGCTCACTTGGATGGCCGACGCCGGATTCCTTCCCCACATCCTCATGGAAATCGCGGGACACCGGCTCATCACCACCACCCAGCGCTACTTCCACCCCGACGTGCTCCGCATCCTTGAAGCTGGCCAAGCCCTCACCCATCACCTCGAGAAACTCCAACACGACGGCCAGATTACCCGCCGCCGGTAA